A window from Armatimonas rosea encodes these proteins:
- a CDS encoding adenine phosphoribosyltransferase — protein MKAATLIRDIPDFPQPGIMFKDITPVLADPVAFAEVIAALSEDIKRLRPDVIVGIESRGFLFGAPVAHELGVGFVPFRKAGKLPYKTVTQEYALEYGTATVEAHVDAIKPGQRVVIVDDVLATGGTAVAAGQLVEKLGGATVGFAFFIELAFLAGRSKLVGRDITTLLSY, from the coding sequence ATGAAAGCCGCAACCCTCATCCGTGATATCCCCGATTTCCCCCAGCCGGGGATTATGTTTAAAGACATCACCCCCGTCCTTGCCGACCCAGTCGCCTTTGCCGAGGTGATCGCCGCGCTCTCCGAGGACATCAAGCGCCTCCGCCCCGATGTGATTGTCGGGATCGAGTCCCGTGGGTTTCTTTTTGGTGCCCCTGTTGCCCACGAGCTGGGAGTCGGGTTTGTGCCGTTTCGCAAGGCGGGGAAGCTCCCCTACAAGACTGTCACCCAGGAGTACGCGCTGGAGTACGGAACTGCGACTGTCGAGGCCCATGTCGATGCCATCAAGCCGGGGCAGCGGGTGGTGATTGTCGATGATGTCCTCGCGACCGGGGGGACGGCCGTGGCGGCGGGGCAGCTGGTCGAGAAGCTGGGCGGCGCGACTGTTGGATTTGCCTTCTTTATCGAGCTGGCGTTTCTGGCGGGCCGTAGCAAGCTGGTCGGGCGCGATATCACAACCCTGCTGAGCTACTAA
- a CDS encoding DUF1592 domain-containing protein, with translation MKRLALGLTLGAVLFAFSPLTPAGRGDNKEKPIGIPRRAGARGGQAFLDKYCAPCHTGEKAKGNFRTEALTPESFKDRALKAKWAEAVNQLNSQLMPPREAMQPTAAEVAAFVDGVAAETKKAEDALKDKAPVIRRLTRDEYKNSIKDLTGVDFDTSGFPADPSGGGFDNNARNLTVSPLHVELYANAAKQILDQALVEEGQPRPEKILWRFDPKNTAMDSRRVKLDTKNNFVIVNGGKNTEEGDWIVVHHESWDKGVDARNFAVPVEGNYIVRLRAAGRVPNRQQVTAAAEKILAARRDQQLQQNPNGAKYHQEAYQRDLKHFATDPIYGYGPPRVKVVQHLGSQPRTVAEVDITEGPKTYEFPARFTTQSAGINFHYAYDIPRVLENFWCQGHDDFARPELLIDWFELEGPIYDAWPPTSHTRILFPSPLRQSNEREYAKQVLAAFMRRAYRRPIAEAELAGKLALFDQARQDKLSFVEAIKAPLTAILASPNFLFLMETPGKLTDHALAARLSYFLWAAPPDTTLSQLADSGKLSNPTTLKQQTDRLLADPRSSEFVRRFAGQWLGLNQVGANPPAADLFPGYDRHFELSIVGESEAFFAEILKSDLDALNLIKSNFVVVNERLARAYGIPGVKGDTFRRVAVPAGVHRGGVPTQASILTITSNGTRTSPVKRGTWIMKTLLGADPGLPVANAGEIAARVPGIEKATVRKRLEIHRTRPQCARCHSRIDPLGFSLENFDASGAWREREGFGYKGRVEQNDPLIDASSQLPDGTKITGVDGLQDALLARSDDFLTCLSTKLLTFALGRELSLADRPLVQGAVKSMKANKNTLRSLIEFTVTSEAFRIK, from the coding sequence GTGAAGCGCCTCGCGCTTGGCCTGACGCTGGGGGCGGTGCTGTTTGCATTTTCCCCCCTAACCCCCGCCGGGCGGGGGGACAATAAGGAAAAACCTATTGGAATCCCCCGCCGGGCGGGGGCTAGGGGGGGGCAGGCATTTCTGGACAAGTACTGCGCTCCGTGCCACACGGGGGAGAAAGCGAAGGGGAACTTTCGCACCGAAGCACTGACGCCGGAGAGCTTCAAAGATCGGGCGCTCAAGGCCAAGTGGGCGGAGGCGGTGAACCAGCTCAACAGCCAGCTCATGCCCCCACGCGAGGCAATGCAGCCGACCGCCGCCGAGGTGGCGGCGTTTGTGGACGGGGTGGCAGCGGAGACCAAGAAGGCCGAGGACGCGCTTAAAGACAAAGCGCCCGTGATCCGGCGGCTCACCCGCGATGAGTACAAGAACTCCATCAAGGACCTCACCGGCGTGGATTTTGATACGTCGGGCTTCCCTGCCGACCCGTCGGGGGGCGGCTTTGACAACAATGCGCGCAATCTGACGGTCTCCCCGCTCCATGTCGAGCTCTACGCCAACGCCGCCAAGCAGATCCTGGATCAAGCGCTGGTCGAGGAGGGCCAGCCGCGCCCCGAGAAGATTCTCTGGCGCTTCGACCCAAAGAACACCGCCATGGACTCACGACGGGTGAAGCTCGATACCAAGAACAACTTCGTGATTGTCAATGGCGGCAAGAACACCGAAGAGGGCGACTGGATCGTCGTGCACCACGAGAGCTGGGACAAGGGAGTCGATGCGCGCAACTTCGCGGTGCCGGTCGAGGGAAACTATATTGTCCGGCTCCGTGCCGCCGGGCGTGTGCCCAATCGCCAGCAAGTGACCGCCGCCGCCGAGAAGATCCTGGCTGCGCGCCGTGACCAGCAGCTCCAGCAGAACCCCAACGGTGCCAAGTACCACCAGGAGGCCTACCAGCGCGACCTGAAGCACTTCGCCACCGACCCGATCTACGGCTACGGCCCGCCACGCGTGAAAGTGGTGCAGCACCTCGGCTCGCAGCCGCGCACGGTGGCAGAGGTGGATATCACCGAAGGCCCCAAGACCTACGAGTTTCCCGCGCGCTTCACCACCCAGTCGGCGGGAATCAACTTCCACTACGCCTACGACATCCCACGCGTCTTGGAGAACTTCTGGTGCCAGGGCCACGACGACTTCGCCCGCCCGGAGCTTCTGATCGACTGGTTCGAGCTCGAAGGCCCGATCTACGATGCCTGGCCCCCTACCAGCCACACCCGCATTCTCTTTCCATCGCCCCTGCGCCAGAGCAACGAGCGGGAGTACGCCAAGCAGGTGCTTGCGGCATTCATGCGCCGCGCCTACCGCCGCCCCATCGCAGAGGCGGAGCTGGCCGGCAAGCTGGCGCTCTTTGACCAGGCGCGACAAGACAAGCTCAGCTTTGTCGAGGCGATCAAGGCTCCTCTCACCGCTATTCTGGCCTCGCCCAACTTCCTCTTTCTCATGGAGACGCCCGGAAAGCTCACCGACCACGCGCTCGCCGCTCGCCTCTCCTACTTCCTCTGGGCCGCGCCGCCCGACACCACTCTCAGCCAGCTCGCCGACTCGGGAAAGCTCAGCAATCCGACCACTCTCAAGCAGCAGACCGACCGCCTGCTCGCCGACCCGCGCTCGTCGGAGTTTGTACGGCGCTTCGCCGGGCAGTGGCTGGGTCTGAATCAGGTCGGGGCCAATCCCCCCGCCGCCGATCTCTTCCCCGGCTACGACCGGCACTTTGAGCTCTCGATCGTGGGGGAGTCCGAGGCGTTCTTTGCGGAGATTCTAAAGAGTGATTTAGATGCGCTGAATCTGATCAAGTCCAACTTTGTCGTGGTCAACGAGCGCCTCGCACGGGCCTATGGGATTCCCGGTGTCAAGGGCGATACGTTCCGGCGCGTCGCTGTCCCCGCAGGAGTCCACCGTGGCGGCGTCCCCACCCAGGCCAGCATCCTCACGATCACGTCGAATGGCACGCGCACGTCGCCGGTGAAGCGGGGCACCTGGATCATGAAGACCTTGCTCGGGGCCGATCCGGGGCTCCCCGTGGCCAATGCGGGCGAGATCGCGGCGCGCGTGCCGGGGATCGAGAAAGCGACCGTCCGTAAGCGCCTCGAAATCCACCGCACCCGCCCTCAGTGCGCCCGCTGCCACAGCCGCATCGACCCGCTGGGCTTCTCGCTGGAGAACTTCGACGCCTCCGGGGCGTGGCGCGAGCGTGAGGGCTTTGGCTACAAGGGCCGTGTCGAGCAAAACGACCCGCTGATCGACGCCAGCTCACAGCTCCCCGATGGCACCAAGATCACCGGTGTGGACGGCCTCCAAGACGCGCTCCTCGCCCGCAGCGACGACTTCCTCACCTGTCTCTCGACCAAGCTCCTGACATTTGCCCTAGGCCGCGAGCTCTCTCTTGCCGATCGGCCCCTCGTCCAGGGCGCGGTAAAGTCCATGAAAGCCAACAAGAACACCCTGCGCTCGCTGATCGAGTTCACAGTGACATCGGAGGCTTTTCGGATAAAATGA
- the gyrA gene encoding DNA gyrase subunit A: protein MPDDLTNPAEATPEDENLPETPEALAEPGVAVMTYDGPKIEISEEMRTSYMGYAMSTIVSRALPDVRDGLKPVQRRILYAMRELGLSPNNRHLKSAKIVGETIGNFHPHGDQAIYMTMVRMAQDFSLRYPLVDGQGNFGSIDDDPPAAYRYTEARMTPLAMELLEDIEKDTVDFVPTFDNERREPSVLPGKFPNLICNGATGIAVGMATNMPPHNLTEVCNALIHQLRHPEVTTEELMAFIPGPDFPTSGLILGQKGIRAAYETGRGSVTMQAKVHFEQMDNNKTAIIITELPYQVIKSKLIEQIGLLAREKKVEGITGVNDYTDKTGMRVVIELRRDVLPQKVLNYLLKHTPMRMNFGVILLSLVDGGRGPKTLGLKGILQEYIEHRRTIITRRTRFELARAKARAHILEGLQIAVQNLDEVIQIIRQSRSTEMARGRLIERFAFTGIQAEAILNMQLRQLTGLEQDKIEGEYKELLKEIARLEDILNDQRRVDALIQKDLEYLREKFGDARRTRIEKTEAEEINLEDLIADEEMLITITRDGYIRRLKMDTFPTQGRGGKGRIAGKTKEEDAFEHLFMASTHDYILFFTDRGRVYRLKAFEVPESSRTAMGMNIINLIQILPDEHITATVPIRNLKNAEGYFFMGTVRGEIKRTRIAEFANLRANGLVTFDMNEGDKLNWVKLTDGEQNIVLTTIKGMAIRFKESDVRASGRASGGVRGIVLDGDDDRVVGMDIASDDSDLLVVGANGLGKRTSMEAYKTQGRGGKGLKTMDITARTGNLIAACVVPREGQENLRLVIVTEHGTGIRVKVSEIKTTQSRSTQGVKLIELREGDSVKTVEYFDASKKPED, encoded by the coding sequence ATGCCCGATGATTTAACGAACCCCGCTGAAGCTACGCCTGAAGATGAGAATCTTCCGGAGACGCCGGAGGCCCTGGCTGAGCCGGGTGTCGCGGTGATGACCTACGATGGCCCCAAGATCGAGATCAGCGAGGAGATGCGCACCAGCTACATGGGCTACGCGATGTCGACCATCGTCTCCCGCGCCCTCCCCGATGTCCGCGATGGCCTCAAGCCGGTCCAGCGGCGCATTCTCTACGCCATGCGCGAGCTGGGGCTCTCGCCCAACAACCGCCACCTGAAGTCCGCAAAGATCGTCGGGGAGACCATTGGTAACTTCCACCCCCACGGCGACCAGGCCATCTACATGACCATGGTGCGTATGGCGCAGGACTTCTCGCTGCGCTACCCGCTGGTCGACGGCCAGGGGAACTTCGGCTCGATCGACGACGACCCACCGGCGGCCTACCGCTACACGGAAGCACGTATGACCCCGCTGGCGATGGAGCTCCTCGAAGACATTGAGAAGGACACCGTTGATTTTGTCCCCACCTTCGACAACGAGCGCCGGGAGCCGTCAGTGCTGCCCGGGAAGTTCCCCAACCTGATCTGCAACGGGGCCACCGGAATTGCCGTGGGAATGGCGACCAACATGCCGCCCCACAACCTCACCGAGGTCTGCAACGCCCTGATCCACCAGCTCCGCCACCCCGAGGTCACTACCGAGGAGCTCATGGCCTTCATCCCCGGCCCAGACTTCCCGACCTCCGGGCTCATCCTGGGCCAGAAGGGGATTCGCGCGGCCTACGAGACCGGGCGTGGCTCGGTGACCATGCAGGCCAAGGTCCATTTTGAGCAGATGGACAACAACAAGACCGCGATCATCATCACCGAGCTGCCCTACCAGGTGATCAAGAGCAAGCTGATCGAGCAGATCGGCCTGCTGGCGCGGGAGAAAAAAGTCGAGGGGATCACCGGGGTCAACGACTACACCGACAAGACCGGGATGCGCGTGGTGATCGAGCTGCGCCGCGATGTCCTGCCGCAGAAGGTCCTCAACTACCTGCTCAAGCACACCCCGATGCGCATGAACTTCGGCGTGATCCTGCTCTCGCTGGTCGATGGCGGCCGCGGCCCCAAGACCCTGGGGCTCAAGGGGATCCTGCAGGAGTACATCGAGCACCGCCGGACGATCATCACGCGCCGGACGCGCTTTGAGCTGGCCCGCGCCAAGGCCCGTGCCCATATCCTGGAGGGCCTCCAAATCGCGGTGCAGAACCTCGATGAGGTCATCCAGATCATCCGCCAGTCCCGCAGCACCGAGATGGCGCGTGGCCGCCTGATCGAGCGCTTCGCCTTCACCGGAATCCAGGCCGAGGCGATCCTCAACATGCAGCTGCGCCAGCTCACGGGCCTGGAGCAGGACAAGATCGAGGGCGAGTACAAGGAGCTCCTGAAAGAGATCGCGCGCCTCGAGGACATCCTCAACGACCAGCGTCGTGTGGATGCGCTGATCCAGAAGGACCTTGAGTACCTGCGCGAGAAGTTTGGCGATGCCCGCCGCACCCGGATCGAGAAGACCGAGGCGGAGGAGATCAACCTGGAGGACTTGATCGCCGACGAAGAGATGCTGATCACGATTACCCGTGATGGCTATATTCGCCGCCTGAAGATGGACACGTTCCCGACCCAGGGCCGCGGAGGCAAGGGGCGGATCGCGGGCAAGACCAAGGAGGAGGATGCCTTCGAGCACCTCTTCATGGCCTCGACCCACGACTACATCCTCTTCTTCACCGACCGGGGCCGGGTCTACCGCCTGAAGGCCTTCGAGGTGCCTGAGTCCAGCCGGACCGCGATGGGGATGAACATCATCAACCTGATTCAGATCCTCCCCGATGAGCACATCACTGCGACCGTCCCGATCCGCAACCTGAAGAACGCCGAGGGGTACTTCTTCATGGGGACGGTGCGGGGGGAGATCAAGCGCACCCGGATCGCGGAGTTTGCGAACCTGCGCGCCAATGGCCTCGTGACCTTCGACATGAACGAGGGCGATAAGCTCAACTGGGTGAAGCTGACCGATGGCGAGCAGAATATCGTGCTGACAACCATCAAGGGCATGGCGATTCGCTTCAAGGAGTCCGATGTGCGCGCCAGTGGCCGGGCATCGGGCGGTGTCCGTGGGATTGTCTTGGACGGCGACGACGACCGTGTGGTGGGGATGGATATCGCCTCCGACGACTCCGACCTGCTGGTGGTGGGTGCCAATGGCCTCGGCAAGCGGACATCGATGGAGGCCTACAAGACCCAGGGCCGCGGCGGCAAGGGCCTCAAGACGATGGACATCACGGCGCGCACTGGCAACCTGATCGCCGCGTGTGTGGTGCCGCGCGAGGGGCAAGAGAACCTGCGCCTGGTGATTGTCACCGAGCATGGCACCGGGATTCGTGTCAAGGTCAGCGAGATCAAGACCACTCAGAGCCGCTCGACCCAAGGCGTCAAGCTGATCGAGCTCCGTGAGGGCGACTCGGTCAAGACGGTCGAGTACTTCGACGCCAGCAAGAAGCCCGAGGACTAG
- the coaD gene encoding pantetheine-phosphate adenylyltransferase, translating into MSQPITAVYPGSFDPATNGHLDIIERAAKTFDQLVVAVGRNSTKSSVFTPDERVTILQECVAPWPNVRVTSFDGLLVNFVRELGVRVVVRGLRAVSDFEFEFQIALANRQMAPDIETFFLMTSAEYLYLSSSIVKEIARLGGDISALAPEPVQRALKVRFAGEGAAFP; encoded by the coding sequence GTGAGCCAACCTATCACGGCAGTCTATCCAGGGTCCTTTGATCCTGCAACCAACGGTCATCTTGATATCATTGAGCGTGCCGCAAAGACGTTCGATCAGCTTGTGGTCGCTGTGGGGCGGAACTCCACCAAGAGCTCTGTCTTCACTCCCGACGAGCGGGTGACGATCTTACAGGAGTGCGTCGCACCCTGGCCCAATGTGCGCGTGACCAGCTTTGATGGTCTGCTGGTGAACTTTGTCCGGGAGCTTGGAGTCCGAGTTGTTGTCCGTGGACTTCGCGCGGTCTCAGACTTTGAGTTTGAGTTTCAGATTGCTCTGGCAAACCGGCAGATGGCTCCTGATATTGAGACGTTTTTTCTGATGACGAGTGCTGAGTACCTCTATCTTTCCTCCTCGATTGTCAAAGAGATCGCACGTCTTGGTGGCGATATTTCCGCGCTGGCACCCGAGCCGGTGCAGCGTGCTTTAAAGGTTCGATTTGCTGGAGAAGGAGCGGCATTCCCATAG
- a CDS encoding Nif3-like dinuclear metal center hexameric protein, with amino-acid sequence MTTIRDAIAALDQLAPPYLTLGSDPRGLLIGDSKAPLTGIVACLDVTHRAVEAARKVGASLIVAHHPLIYQPARTLLADEPHPGSVVLACARHGLSVACAHTNWDVAQGGINDVLAELVGLTEVKVLRVTAKESGDGIGRVGLLREPLSATDFLNKLGNVLGIAPRTLTPTRALAVQTVAVCGGAGAELLADALAAGADTLVTGDIRHHEFVAAAEQGFLLIDGGHHATENPGARELGRRLELALPGVAVTFVG; translated from the coding sequence ATGACGACTATTCGTGATGCGATTGCGGCGCTCGACCAGCTTGCGCCGCCGTACCTTACGCTGGGCAGTGACCCGCGTGGCCTACTGATCGGCGACTCCAAGGCACCGCTGACCGGGATTGTTGCGTGTCTCGATGTGACGCACCGGGCGGTGGAGGCCGCGCGCAAGGTGGGAGCGAGCCTGATCGTGGCGCACCATCCGCTGATCTACCAGCCCGCCCGGACGCTCCTTGCCGACGAGCCGCATCCGGGGAGCGTGGTCCTGGCCTGTGCGCGGCACGGGCTTTCGGTGGCCTGTGCCCACACCAACTGGGATGTCGCGCAGGGCGGGATCAACGATGTTCTGGCGGAGCTGGTGGGCCTGACCGAGGTCAAGGTCCTGCGTGTTACGGCGAAGGAGAGTGGCGACGGGATTGGGCGGGTGGGGCTCCTGCGCGAGCCGCTCAGCGCCACGGATTTTCTCAACAAGCTGGGCAATGTCTTGGGAATCGCGCCTCGCACCCTGACTCCGACACGGGCGCTGGCGGTGCAGACCGTCGCGGTCTGTGGTGGGGCGGGGGCGGAGCTCCTGGCCGATGCGCTGGCCGCGGGTGCGGATACGCTCGTGACCGGGGATATCCGCCACCATGAGTTTGTCGCCGCCGCCGAGCAGGGGTTTCTGCTCATCGACGGCGGCCACCATGCGACTGAGAACCCCGGCGCGCGGGAGCTAGGCCGGCGGCTAGAGCTCGCCCTTCCCGGCGTTGCTGTTACCTTCGTCGGATAG
- a CDS encoding DUF4419 domain-containing protein: METRTKMLTTGTTFAVDDVAPAQTRLKQESLLTSLERRSGRTFINLPHHDKPVVANATFHPLIEAIHRAFADHRPLVLSPDAIWLTIQQGFAHHVNENAEALRPLLVSHEGKRELVVGMESFPTDETWPDAIALWSASVREYIDPQLHAALVCNFSTTTSAIRTASEVALLDAFQRYFDYVLLCICGIPAVTLLGTPDDWRKIRQRIELLEPYDLGWWVSRLRPILDELVKTAEGSPDTKFWQAIYKPAYAYGGDVATGWISDLFPYFGDSGEHYRNDTLAIPRQDWALVSKDDHPMGRAGVSPKTFPSGLACAPITLRPGEFRLNLLAGFLGVTQDAQTGALAPLIGWSVCEPDRIDAFWNRCSGAFPSDAATESHPSCWESLPAELVAFTQRFSRMTLFPNTSHSWELKIPQIGHIAQGTVFAEGPDGWVLCVALSSGPLSTWLQTITLGKYPTVPPDDSHYHQDLTDTRELEGTVLEVLERLIAGRGDLSQL, from the coding sequence ATGGAAACGCGGACAAAGATGTTAACAACGGGGACAACGTTTGCGGTGGACGATGTCGCTCCAGCACAAACGCGGCTAAAACAAGAGTCTCTTCTCACTTCCCTGGAGCGGCGCAGTGGACGCACCTTTATCAACCTTCCTCACCACGACAAGCCCGTCGTTGCCAACGCGACCTTTCATCCGCTGATCGAGGCGATCCACCGTGCCTTCGCCGACCACCGCCCGCTCGTCCTCTCCCCCGATGCGATCTGGCTGACGATCCAGCAGGGTTTCGCACACCATGTCAACGAGAACGCCGAAGCGCTCCGTCCTCTGCTCGTCTCCCACGAAGGCAAGCGGGAGCTTGTCGTGGGGATGGAGAGCTTCCCCACCGACGAGACCTGGCCCGATGCGATCGCGCTCTGGTCGGCGAGCGTGCGGGAGTACATCGATCCCCAGCTCCACGCCGCACTGGTCTGCAACTTCTCCACCACCACCTCGGCGATCCGCACCGCCAGCGAGGTCGCGCTCCTGGATGCCTTCCAGCGCTACTTCGACTATGTCCTCCTCTGCATCTGCGGCATCCCCGCGGTCACTCTCTTGGGCACACCCGACGACTGGCGCAAGATTCGCCAGCGTATCGAGCTTTTGGAGCCCTACGACCTCGGCTGGTGGGTCTCTCGCCTGCGCCCGATCCTCGATGAGCTCGTCAAAACCGCCGAGGGCAGCCCCGATACCAAGTTCTGGCAAGCGATCTACAAGCCCGCCTACGCCTATGGCGGTGATGTGGCCACGGGTTGGATCAGCGATCTCTTTCCCTACTTCGGGGATAGCGGTGAGCACTACCGCAACGACACCCTCGCTATCCCCCGCCAAGACTGGGCACTTGTCAGCAAGGACGACCACCCGATGGGTCGCGCGGGAGTCTCCCCCAAGACGTTCCCTTCCGGCCTCGCCTGCGCCCCGATTACGCTACGCCCCGGTGAGTTTCGTCTCAATCTCCTCGCAGGGTTTCTGGGTGTCACCCAGGACGCACAGACAGGAGCACTCGCACCCCTTATCGGCTGGAGCGTCTGTGAGCCAGATCGAATCGATGCCTTCTGGAACCGGTGCAGTGGAGCCTTTCCTTCCGATGCCGCCACAGAGAGTCACCCTAGCTGCTGGGAGAGCCTCCCCGCGGAGCTAGTCGCCTTTACCCAGCGGTTCTCCCGCATGACCCTCTTTCCCAATACTTCCCATTCCTGGGAGCTAAAGATACCGCAAATCGGTCACATCGCTCAGGGAACTGTTTTTGCAGAGGGGCCAGATGGCTGGGTTCTTTGCGTCGCGCTGAGCAGTGGTCCCCTCTCTACCTGGCTGCAGACGATTACTTTAGGCAAGTACCCAACTGTCCCCCCAGACGACAGCCACTACCACCAAGACCTAACCGATACGCGTGAGCTGGAAGGCACAGTTCTGGAGGTTCTGGAGCGGCTGATCGCCGGGCGGGGCGACCTCAGCCAGCTCTAA
- a CDS encoding DUF2071 domain-containing protein, whose protein sequence is MSVLETDVSAPPAPKARTKTASRVASATAVLHDLLIVTWAVPADSLQSLVPAGTTLERLPREDGSLVGFVQLLFALRDDARWSVLPASMGDDFHEATLQVLTRDTDGPSAFVVKHFVASTQIATSLMPFTQAAEEARFHVYVAGDPARQTFEKLGIKLTTHSVQVHVRGEATELPERTLVGPWLESVAFFSRLERQVHPGRLPKDSQTLFRTEHPPLKPVAVKLTHQIVRPFDNLELGEPLLALYQAELPVTNLPIRRR, encoded by the coding sequence ATGAGTGTTCTGGAAACCGATGTCTCTGCTCCCCCAGCCCCGAAGGCGCGCACCAAGACCGCCTCAAGAGTCGCCTCAGCGACCGCAGTGCTGCACGATCTGCTGATCGTCACATGGGCCGTCCCCGCCGACTCCCTCCAATCATTAGTTCCTGCCGGGACGACTCTGGAGCGCCTGCCCCGCGAGGACGGTAGCCTGGTCGGGTTTGTCCAGCTGCTCTTTGCCCTGCGCGACGATGCCCGGTGGTCGGTGCTCCCCGCGAGCATGGGCGATGACTTTCACGAGGCGACTCTCCAGGTGCTCACGCGCGACACCGATGGCCCCTCGGCCTTTGTGGTGAAGCACTTTGTGGCGAGCACGCAGATCGCGACCAGCCTCATGCCCTTCACGCAGGCGGCCGAGGAGGCGCGCTTTCATGTCTATGTGGCGGGCGACCCGGCGCGCCAGACCTTCGAGAAACTGGGAATCAAGCTCACGACCCACTCGGTGCAGGTCCATGTGCGCGGCGAGGCGACCGAGCTCCCGGAGCGCACCCTCGTCGGGCCGTGGCTGGAGAGTGTCGCCTTCTTCTCCCGACTCGAGCGCCAGGTCCACCCGGGACGCCTCCCCAAGGACTCCCAGACCCTCTTCCGCACCGAGCACCCGCCGCTCAAGCCCGTGGCGGTGAAGCTGACCCACCAGATCGTGCGCCCCTTCGATAATTTGGAGCTGGGCGAGCCGCTTCTGGCGCTCTACCAGGCAGAGCTTCCCGTGACCAACCTGCCTATCCGACGAAGGTAA
- a CDS encoding alpha/beta hydrolase family protein encodes MLPPLPAMIALVQAPQAPSWETLTKAFAYDSHAPLSAKETSDGSRLKLSFTNLRGETVTALYQRPDGPGPFPCVALLHGLGGSKEQLFALMAPELVKQGFAVLALDAALHGERKVEGKSPQAAFLKVVPDTVKDWRQALDWLSTRPEVNKNRIGLLGYSMGAFQGSILMGVEPRFQAATLCVGGDPFVTFPGAALASPSNFIGHATPRPVYFANGTKDTTVTPAASKVLLSAAKAPKVVNWIESGHLLPAEEVRKGLSWLTLRLKLPAAADRFAAPDPATLRFAPVEDADARVERVSFTNAAKEPVSGLYVRPKDGTGPFPLVLVLHGKGHSKERMLNTMKREFASRGIAAIALDAAGHGERKPVTDTEAIFTTTIQDYRQLLPNLLERPELNPEKVGLIGFSMGAMMGTILTAIDERIRVALPCVGGELDTLPATCRPALFAPYVTDRPIAFVNGHNDPTVPEAAAKKLHSAVGTNPTIFWYDEADHTIPKPTLRLGTDWLVEKLK; translated from the coding sequence ATGTTACCCCCTCTTCCCGCCATGATCGCGCTCGTGCAGGCACCGCAAGCCCCGAGCTGGGAGACCCTCACTAAGGCGTTTGCCTACGACTCCCACGCGCCTCTGAGCGCCAAGGAAACCAGCGACGGTAGCCGGCTCAAGCTTAGCTTCACCAACCTGCGTGGGGAGACGGTCACCGCGCTCTACCAGAGGCCCGATGGTCCTGGCCCCTTCCCGTGTGTCGCACTGCTACATGGCCTCGGCGGAAGCAAGGAGCAGCTCTTCGCACTCATGGCCCCGGAGCTGGTCAAGCAAGGCTTCGCGGTCCTCGCCCTGGATGCGGCCCTGCACGGCGAGCGCAAGGTGGAGGGCAAGAGCCCCCAAGCCGCGTTTCTGAAAGTGGTCCCGGATACGGTCAAGGACTGGCGCCAAGCGCTGGACTGGCTCAGCACCCGCCCCGAGGTGAATAAGAACCGCATCGGGCTGCTGGGGTACTCGATGGGCGCGTTCCAGGGCAGCATTCTCATGGGAGTCGAGCCACGCTTCCAGGCCGCGACTCTCTGTGTCGGGGGCGATCCCTTTGTCACCTTCCCCGGTGCCGCGCTGGCGTCCCCAAGCAACTTTATCGGCCACGCCACCCCACGCCCGGTCTACTTTGCCAATGGCACCAAGGACACGACAGTAACGCCGGCTGCCTCGAAGGTGCTCCTCAGCGCCGCAAAAGCCCCCAAGGTCGTCAACTGGATCGAGTCCGGCCATCTCTTGCCTGCTGAGGAGGTAAGGAAGGGCCTCTCCTGGCTCACTCTCCGGCTAAAGCTCCCCGCCGCCGCCGATCGCTTCGCCGCGCCCGACCCCGCCACGCTGCGCTTTGCGCCGGTCGAGGATGCCGATGCACGGGTGGAGAGAGTGAGCTTCACCAATGCCGCCAAAGAGCCGGTCAGCGGGCTCTACGTGCGCCCCAAAGACGGCACCGGCCCCTTTCCGCTTGTCCTCGTGCTGCATGGCAAGGGCCACAGCAAGGAGCGGATGCTAAATACGATGAAGCGCGAGTTCGCCAGCCGCGGGATCGCCGCCATTGCTCTGGATGCCGCGGGCCACGGCGAGCGCAAGCCGGTCACCGACACCGAGGCGATCTTCACCACGACGATCCAAGACTACCGCCAGCTCCTGCCGAATCTCCTAGAGCGCCCGGAATTAAATCCCGAGAAAGTCGGGCTGATCGGCTTCTCGATGGGCGCGATGATGGGGACGATCCTCACCGCAATTGACGAGCGCATCCGGGTGGCGCTTCCCTGTGTCGGCGGCGAGCTGGACACGCTCCCCGCAACCTGCCGCCCCGCCCTCTTCGCCCCCTATGTCACCGACCGCCCGATCGCCTTTGTCAACGGCCACAACGACCCGACCGTCCCCGAAGCCGCCGCCAAGAAGCTCCATTCAGCCGTGGGTACAAACCCCACAATCTTCTGGTACGACGAAGCCGACCACACGATCCCGAAGCCTACGCTGCGCCTCGGAACCGACTGGCTTGTGGAGAAGCTCAAGTGA